GGCGGGAGGGAGGCGGGACGCGGGCCTCGTCCGCGCTCACGCGACGATCCGGGCGAAAGCGTGGATGTTGGCGGCGTACCAGGGCGGCAGGTCCAGCGCGGCCACGTCGGCGCGAAGCTCCCCGTCGCGCGCGGAGAGCGGAAAGCCGCGCTCGGCGAAGCGGCGGATCCAGTACTCGGCGGGCTGCTCGTTGACGTGCAGGACGCCGCCCTGCAGCGGATGCGCGGCGGAAAAGACGATTCGCGGAAAGTGCGTCAGCAGTTCGAGCAGCTTGGGCGCGTGCCAGGCGGGAAAGTGCTCCGCCACTTCCAGACAGACGACGAGATCGAAGTCCCCCAGCGCCTGGGCGGCGGAGGCGACGTCCCCCGCGCGCAGGCGGACGAGGTCCAGCGGCTGCACGTCCAGGCCACGGCGCCGCGCCCGCTCCAGCGCGGGAGCGGAGGCGTCCACCCCCTTCAGGCGGAGGGTGGGATCGGCCGTGCGCAGCGCCTCCAGCAGCCGCCCCCCGCCGCATCCCACGTCCAGCACGGAACGGACCGGAAAGTGGTGGAGGATGGCGCGCGCGAACCCGTCCCAGTCTCCCACCTCCGCGCCATTCCAGAACCGGTCGTCGTACGGCGATTCGGAGGCCGGGCGCGCGCGGTCGGCGTACCAGGCGGCGAGCGCTCCGGCGTTGCGCGTGCGCCAGTAGAGCGCCGGGTGGCGCCTCTTCACGCGGTCCAGCAGGCGGCGCAGGGGTGAGGACATGGAGCAATCCGGAGGACGGCCGGCGGAGCCGGGAGCTACCGCGGGAGCGGATCCATCTCGATATTCAGGACCCGGCCGCGCGGCTGCCGGCAACCCGCGGGAAGATGCAGGCCACCCGCGCGGGCCCGGGCTGCAGGACCAGGAAGTCGATCACCAGCGTAACGCCCGGCACCATCTCGGCGTTGGCGCGCGCGCACTGCAGCGCGCCGAAGCCGCGGACGGAGCCGTGCAGGTGAACCTCCG
This window of the Longimicrobium sp. genome carries:
- a CDS encoding class I SAM-dependent methyltransferase; this translates as MSSPLRRLLDRVKRRHPALYWRTRNAGALAAWYADRARPASESPYDDRFWNGAEVGDWDGFARAILHHFPVRSVLDVGCGGGRLLEALRTADPTLRLKGVDASAPALERARRRGLDVQPLDLVRLRAGDVASAAQALGDFDLVVCLEVAEHFPAWHAPKLLELLTHFPRIVFSAAHPLQGGVLHVNEQPAEYWIRRFAERGFPLSARDGELRADVAALDLPPWYAANIHAFARIVA